Proteins encoded within one genomic window of Anastrepha ludens isolate Willacy chromosome 4, idAnaLude1.1, whole genome shotgun sequence:
- the LOC128862573 gene encoding probable cytochrome P450 4d14, with protein sequence MFVALFIGLVVLLTIVDYLNRRRHNEIFKQNGIKSFTYLPIIGSAHHLVNVSPNDLLQFTSEVFEKYGNTCSLWLLNRATVLTADPMVLEPLLSSQKVLKKNSLYGLLDSWLKEGLLLSNGPKWHSRRKTITPTFHFKILEEFVQVFEQQSNIMMDALKEKADGETVVNLYPFVCAMALDIIAETAMGVKINAQLQPNFPYVKAVRTVSAIFAERFIAPLQRFDFWLRLTAPRRFQQLQSNIALMHDFTGSVIEQRRAQLEQSIENNTRKDEATDTLLHDDVGCKKRRAFLDMLLQAKIKGQPLSNSDIREEVDTFMFEGHDTTTSGISFTCYLLSRHPAVQQKVFEELRAVIGDDKQRAMTLYDLQALQYLECVIKESMRLYPPVPTIGRHIEEDVYLGDKLFPANTNISILIYHAMRNPDYFDDAEQFIPERFSADADRKINTFAYVPFSAGPRNCVGQKFAMLEMKSTICKILRHYELLALGKEVRPIANIVLFSATGVNMGLRPRKYI encoded by the exons ATGTTTGTTGCACTTTTCATAGGTTTGGTGGTGCTACTAACAATCGTTGACTATTTGAATAGACGCCGTCATAACGAGATCTTTAAGCAAAATGGCATTAAGTCTTTTACATATCTGCCAATTATAGGCTCGGCGCATCATCTCGTCAATGTGTCACCAAATG atTTGCTCCAATTCACCAGTGAAGTCTTTGAAAAATATGGAAACACCTGTAGTTTATGGCTTTTAAATCGAGCAACCGTTCTAACGGCTGATCCTATGGTTTTGGAGCCGCTACTCAGCAgtcaaaaagtgttaaaaaagaaTAGCCTTTACGGCCTGTTGGACTCGTGGTTGAAGGAGGGTTTGCTACTCAGCAACGGACCTAAATGGCATAGTCGCAGAAAAACGATTACGCctacatttcattttaaaatattggaaGAATTTGTGCAGGTATTTGAGCAACAAAGCAATATTATGATGGATGCATTGAAGGAGAAAGCCGATGGTGAAACGGTGGTTAATTTATATCCATTCGTTTGTGCGATGGCGCTGGATATTATTGCAG AGACCGCCATGGGTGTAAAAATCAACGCACAATTACAGCCCAATTTTCCTTATGTGAAGGCTGTGCGCAC AGTCTCTGCCATATTCGCAGAACGCTTTATAGCACCCTTGCAACGTTTTGATTTCTGGCTACGCCTGACTGCTCCTCGTCGCTTCCAGCAACTCCAAAGTAACATCGCACTCATGCACGATTTCACTGGAAGCGTTATCGAACAGCGTCGCGCCCAATTAGAGCAGTCAATCGAAAATAATACTCGAAAAGACGAAGCAACGGATACACTACTCCACGACGACGTTGGTTGCAAGAAACGTAGAGCCTTCTTGGATATGCTATTGCAGGCGAAGATCAAGGGCCAGCCACTTTCGAACTCCGACATACGTGAAGAGGTGGATACGTTCATGTTCGAAGGGCATGACACCACCACCAGCGGCATTTCATTCACTTGCTATCTATTGTCGCGTCACCCAGCTGTGCAACAGAAGGTGTTCGAGGAATTGCGTGCAGTTATTGGTGACGACAAGCAGCGAGCGATGACGTTGTATGATCTGCAGGCGCTGCAATATCTGGAATGTGTGATTAAGGAATCGATGCGTCTATATCCACCAGTACCCACAATCGGGCGCCATATTGAGGAGGATGTTTATTTGG GTGACAAACTCTTTCCTGCCAATACCAATATAAGCATTTTAATTTACCATGCAATGCGTAACCCTGACTACTTCGATGATGCCGAACAGTTCATACCCGAACGTTTTAGCGCCGATGCTGACCGAAAGATCAATACATTCGCTTATGTGCCCTTTAGCGCTGGTCCGCGTAATTGTGTGGGTCAAAAGTTCGCAATGCTTGAGATGAAGAGCACCATTTGCAAGATTTTACGTCATTATGAACTACTGGCGCTGGGGAAGGAGGTGCGTCCCATTGCGAATATAGTTCTATTTTCAGCCACCGGTGTAAATATGGGTTTGAGGCCTCGGAAGTACATTTAA